The proteins below are encoded in one region of Macrococcus armenti:
- the manA gene encoding mannose-6-phosphate isomerase, class I: protein MSPLFLQPVFKERIWGGNHLKEFGYEIPNDKTGECWGISAHENGPNIILNGEHKGKTLKELWDENTGLFGVQTTDKFPLLTKILDANDELSVQVHPDDAYAQVHENGELGKTECWYIIDCDEDAEIIYDHNAKDKAELENMIHEGKWNQLFNSIKVKPGDFFYVPSGTVHAIGKGIRILETQQNSDTTYRIYDYDRMDKDGNKRELHIAQSIDVIGFNEENAKTKEEVTEVQGTVVKTFISNNFFTVKQLLIKEYYKYTKQQNYSLMSVLSGEGMLTIDGQVYEIKKGDHFILTIEDKEIELQGMLDVIESYV from the coding sequence ATGTCACCACTATTTTTACAACCAGTATTTAAAGAACGTATTTGGGGTGGAAATCATTTAAAGGAATTCGGATATGAGATTCCAAATGATAAAACAGGGGAGTGCTGGGGAATTTCGGCGCATGAGAACGGTCCGAATATTATTCTGAATGGAGAACATAAAGGTAAAACATTAAAAGAGTTGTGGGATGAAAATACAGGACTGTTTGGAGTTCAAACGACCGATAAGTTCCCATTACTTACAAAGATTCTTGATGCGAATGATGAATTATCTGTGCAGGTACACCCTGATGATGCATATGCACAAGTACATGAGAATGGAGAGCTTGGGAAGACTGAGTGCTGGTATATTATTGACTGTGATGAAGATGCTGAAATTATCTATGATCATAATGCGAAAGACAAAGCCGAACTGGAGAACATGATACATGAGGGCAAATGGAATCAACTTTTTAATTCGATTAAAGTAAAACCAGGTGACTTCTTCTATGTACCTAGTGGAACAGTTCATGCAATCGGGAAAGGTATACGTATATTAGAGACACAGCAGAATTCGGATACGACTTATCGCATCTATGACTATGACCGTATGGACAAGGATGGTAATAAACGTGAACTGCATATTGCTCAAAGTATTGATGTAATCGGATTTAATGAAGAAAATGCTAAAACAAAAGAGGAAGTTACTGAAGTACAGGGAACTGTGGTTAAAACGTTTATCTCTAATAATTTCTTCACAGTGAAACAGTTACTGATAAAAGAATATTATAAATATACGAAGCAGCAAAATTATTCATTAATGAGCGTGTTGTCAGGTGAAGGTATGTTAACTATCGATGGACAGGTCTATGAAATCAAAAAAGGCGATC